A genome region from Chloroflexota bacterium includes the following:
- a CDS encoding class I SAM-dependent rRNA methyltransferase: MPRVVLKPGKERPVHFRHPWLFSGAIQSIDDAARDGEVVEVVDARGDRLARGFLNRRSQIVVRLLTWDPDEEIDRAFWRRRLERAIQGRADLAADSQTDAYRLVFSESDGIPGLVVDHYAGWLVVQFSSRGVEAVRDTLVALLEELLQPAGIYERVDPTARRREGLGLSEGVLVGQEPPELVEIREAGYRFLVDLRRGQKTGFYLDQRENRGVVGGICRGARVLNAFSYTGAFAVYALAGGATSVVNIDTSYEALELAERNLSLNGFSDDRYELIQGDVFQILRDYRAAGEQFDVIVLDPPKFATTRGQVASAARGYKDINLSAMRLLRPGGLLATFSCSGLISSDLFQKIVFGAAIDARRDVQVIGRLAQGSDHPVLLSFPESEYLKGLLCRVW; this comes from the coding sequence CTGCCCCGGGTCGTGCTGAAGCCCGGCAAGGAGCGCCCGGTGCATTTCCGGCATCCCTGGCTGTTCTCCGGCGCCATCCAGAGCATCGATGACGCGGCCCGGGATGGCGAGGTCGTGGAGGTGGTCGACGCGCGTGGGGACCGGCTGGCGCGAGGGTTCCTCAATCGCCGCTCGCAGATCGTCGTCCGGCTGCTGACCTGGGATCCGGACGAGGAGATCGATCGGGCGTTCTGGAGGCGACGGCTGGAGCGGGCGATCCAAGGCCGTGCGGACCTGGCCGCCGATTCGCAGACGGACGCCTACCGTCTGGTCTTCAGCGAGAGCGACGGGATCCCCGGCCTGGTGGTGGATCACTATGCCGGCTGGCTGGTGGTTCAGTTCTCCTCCCGGGGTGTCGAGGCGGTGCGAGACACGCTGGTGGCGTTGTTGGAGGAGCTGCTCCAGCCGGCGGGGATCTACGAGCGGGTCGATCCGACCGCCCGGCGCCGGGAGGGGTTGGGGCTATCCGAGGGAGTGCTCGTCGGCCAGGAGCCGCCGGAGCTGGTCGAGATTCGAGAGGCGGGATACCGGTTTCTCGTCGATCTGCGTCGTGGGCAGAAAACCGGCTTCTATTTGGATCAGCGGGAGAATCGGGGCGTTGTGGGCGGGATCTGTCGTGGAGCCCGGGTCCTCAACGCCTTCTCCTATACGGGGGCGTTCGCCGTCTATGCCCTGGCCGGCGGCGCGACCTCCGTGGTGAATATCGACACCTCCTATGAAGCCCTGGAGCTGGCCGAGCGGAACCTGTCCCTCAACGGCTTTTCTGACGATCGGTACGAGCTGATCCAAGGGGACGTGTTCCAGATCCTGCGGGATTACCGTGCGGCGGGGGAGCAATTCGACGTCATCGTATTGGATCCACCCAAGTTCGCCACCACGCGAGGGCAGGTGGCGTCGGCCGCACGGGGATACAAGGATATCAATCTCTCGGCGATGCGTTTGCTGCGGCCCGGGGGATTGCTGGCGACGTTCTCATGCTCGGGTCTGATCTCGTCGGATCTGTTTCAGAAGATCGTGTTCGGGGCGGCGATCGACGCCCGACGAGATGTACAGGTCATCGGGCGCTTGGCGCAGGGATCGGATCATCCGGTCCTGTTGAGCTTTCCGGAGTCGGAGTATCTGAAGGGGCTGCTATGTCGGGTGTGGTGA
- a CDS encoding NUDIX domain-containing protein codes for MSGVVSDRMGGRRMRAYDLGVGAAVVRDGRVLLVREAAGPHAGTWSFPKGVVEPGETADEAALRELREEAGLDGRVVGVVGLRTRSRPGFSSIFVVFRVEADGEPRPDRQEVSQARFFSPDELLALEPIFPLTRTLALRALNGHVPLHELECPSSGSDYKVFA; via the coding sequence ATGTCGGGTGTGGTGAGCGATCGGATGGGCGGAAGGCGTATGCGGGCGTATGATCTCGGCGTGGGGGCGGCTGTGGTGCGGGATGGCCGTGTGCTCCTGGTGCGGGAGGCGGCCGGGCCTCACGCGGGGACGTGGAGCTTCCCGAAAGGGGTGGTGGAGCCGGGCGAGACGGCGGACGAGGCGGCGCTGCGGGAGCTGCGTGAGGAGGCAGGGCTGGACGGCCGTGTGGTCGGCGTGGTGGGGTTGCGCACCCGCTCCCGACCCGGGTTCTCCTCCATCTTCGTCGTCTTCCGGGTCGAGGCCGATGGTGAGCCCAGGCCGGATCGACAGGAGGTCAGCCAGGCCCGTTTCTTCTCGCCGGATGAGTTGCTTGCTCTGGAGCCCATTTTCCCGCTGACCCGGACGCTGGCGCTCCGGGCGTTGAACGGACATGTGCCCCTGCACGAGCTGGAATGCCCTTCTTCAGGATCGGATTATAAGGTGTTCGCATGA
- the hpt gene encoding hypoxanthine phosphoribosyltransferase — protein MTNHQLLDDVARVLISEEELQARIAELGEQISRDYKGRALLLIAVLKGSVLFMADLMRAIHIPHAIDFMATSSYGSGTESSGVVRILKDLDEPIEGKDVLVVEDIIDTGRTLDYLLRILEERNPASLRVCTLLDKRERREVDVPVHYVGFTIPNEFVIGYGLDYAQIYRNLPFIGVLKPEVYSRGP, from the coding sequence ATGACGAATCATCAACTCCTGGATGATGTGGCGCGCGTGTTGATCTCGGAGGAGGAGCTCCAAGCTCGCATCGCGGAACTGGGTGAGCAGATCAGCCGTGACTACAAAGGGCGGGCGCTGTTGCTCATCGCCGTGTTGAAAGGGAGCGTGCTCTTTATGGCAGATCTCATGCGCGCCATTCATATCCCTCACGCGATCGATTTCATGGCGACGTCCAGTTATGGCAGCGGCACGGAGTCCAGCGGCGTGGTCCGTATCCTGAAGGACCTGGATGAACCCATCGAGGGGAAGGACGTCCTGGTGGTAGAGGACATCATCGATACCGGGCGAACGCTGGATTACCTGCTGCGCATCCTGGAGGAGCGCAACCCGGCCTCGCTGCGGGTTTGTACCCTGCTGGATAAGCGGGAACGGCGGGAGGTCGATGTCCCCGTTCACTATGTGGGGTTCACCATCCCCAACGAGTTCGTGATCGGGTACGGCCTGGATTATGCTCAGATCTATCGGAACCTGCCGTTCATTGGCGTGCTGAAGCCGGAGGTGTATTCGCGTGGTCCATAA
- a CDS encoding LysM peptidoglycan-binding domain-containing protein, producing MVHKGWWGGLLVLALFLCLAPAVAASSGETYIVRPGDTLIRIASRYQVSVEELARANRLSDPDLIVVGQRLIIPGTASSPMVPISGTLPYRVQPGDTLSILAQRFGTTVEAISEANGLEDPDLIVVGQLLSVPTVLADEAPLLPKGPITAVRVDPAVAEQGQTLFVRVRLATSSALTVTFEGAPVLMVADEDGYWGVAPVGALMAPGRKSLRVRVASGGEVTEIEWPVWIVQGDYDVQHVVLPPAKGDLLDPQKLRAEREKLAEVWADTVDRPLWEGPFVTPLPPRFVTSSPFGTRRSYNGGPVSSYHEGHDFAAPEGTPVVAPAAGRVVLAEPLAVRGNAVAIDHGLGVHTGYWHLSSIDVKPGQRVQVGDVIGRVGTTGLSTGAHLHWELRIGDVPVDPLTWTRRSFP from the coding sequence GTGGTCCATAAGGGCTGGTGGGGTGGCCTTCTCGTCCTGGCGTTGTTCCTGTGCCTGGCGCCGGCCGTGGCCGCCTCCTCGGGCGAGACCTACATCGTCCGTCCGGGCGACACGCTGATTCGAATCGCCTCTCGCTACCAGGTCTCCGTGGAGGAGCTGGCCCGGGCGAATCGCTTGAGTGATCCCGACCTGATCGTGGTGGGGCAGCGGTTGATCATCCCGGGGACGGCCAGCTCCCCGATGGTTCCGATCAGCGGGACGCTGCCGTACCGCGTGCAGCCAGGGGACACCTTGTCCATCCTGGCGCAGCGCTTTGGCACCACGGTCGAGGCCATCTCTGAGGCCAACGGCCTGGAAGATCCCGATCTGATCGTGGTGGGGCAGCTGCTCTCCGTGCCTACAGTGCTCGCCGACGAGGCGCCTCTCCTGCCCAAGGGGCCGATCACGGCGGTTCGTGTGGATCCGGCCGTGGCGGAACAGGGGCAGACGTTGTTCGTGCGGGTGCGGCTGGCCACGTCGTCTGCGCTGACGGTGACGTTTGAGGGGGCGCCCGTGCTCATGGTCGCCGACGAGGATGGATACTGGGGGGTGGCCCCTGTCGGCGCTCTGATGGCGCCGGGGCGCAAATCCCTGCGAGTGCGCGTGGCGTCAGGCGGAGAGGTGACCGAGATCGAGTGGCCGGTGTGGATCGTGCAGGGGGACTATGACGTGCAGCACGTGGTTCTGCCCCCGGCCAAAGGCGATCTCCTGGACCCTCAGAAGCTGCGGGCGGAGCGGGAGAAGCTGGCCGAGGTCTGGGCGGACACGGTGGATCGGCCGTTGTGGGAGGGACCGTTCGTGACGCCTCTGCCACCCCGCTTTGTCACGTCGTCTCCCTTCGGCACGCGGCGCTCCTACAATGGCGGCCCGGTGAGCAGCTATCATGAGGGACACGACTTTGCCGCTCCGGAGGGCACGCCCGTGGTCGCCCCGGCCGCCGGACGCGTGGTCCTCGCCGAGCCGTTGGCCGTGCGGGGGAACGCGGTGGCCATCGATCACGGCCTGGGCGTGCACACCGGCTATTGGCACCTGTCGAGCATCGATGTGAAGCCGGGCCAGAGGGTGCAGGTGGGGGACGTGATCGGCCGGGTGGGCACGACCGGGCTCTCCACCGGGGCGCATCTGCATTGGGAGCTGCGTATCGGCGATGTCCCCGTGGATCCCCTGACGTGGACGCGACGGTCCTTCCCCTGA
- a CDS encoding 50S ribosomal protein L25, giving the protein MATVELNAQPRSVTGRKVKRLRAQGWIPAVVYGANKPSQAIQVNEHDMERALRQAGYTQLVTLRIQDGNGATSDAVLVREVQRHPVRRHLLHVDFYRVTMTEKLRAEVPVHIVGEAPATTLGAILVQNMSTVEVECLPADIPESIEVDISGLADAGQSILVSDLSVPDGVEIVSDPNETVVSVVMSRAVASEVGEEEEIVEEPAITEPEVIGKGKAAEEEEEEAEESEEE; this is encoded by the coding sequence ATGGCAACTGTGGAATTGAATGCGCAACCACGCTCGGTTACGGGACGGAAGGTGAAGCGATTACGGGCCCAGGGATGGATCCCGGCGGTCGTCTACGGGGCGAACAAGCCCTCACAGGCGATCCAGGTGAACGAGCATGACATGGAGCGCGCCCTGCGGCAGGCCGGATACACGCAGCTGGTTACGCTTCGGATCCAGGATGGCAACGGCGCCACCAGTGACGCCGTCCTCGTGCGAGAGGTACAACGCCATCCGGTCCGGCGCCACCTCCTCCACGTGGACTTCTACCGTGTGACCATGACGGAGAAGCTACGCGCCGAAGTGCCCGTGCACATCGTGGGCGAGGCCCCGGCCACAACCCTGGGCGCCATCCTGGTGCAGAACATGAGCACCGTCGAGGTGGAATGTCTCCCGGCCGATATCCCGGAATCCATCGAGGTGGACATCTCCGGCCTTGCCGACGCCGGCCAATCCATCCTGGTATCTGACCTATCCGTGCCTGATGGGGTGGAGATCGTCTCCGATCCGAACGAAACGGTCGTGAGCGTCGTCATGTCCCGTGCCGTGGCCTCCGAGGTGGGCGAAGAGGAAGAGATCGTCGAGGAGCCTGCCATCACGGAACCTGAGGTCATCGGCAAGGGCAAAGCCGCCGAGGAAGAGGAGGAAGAGGCGGAGGAATCCGAGGAAGAGTGA
- a CDS encoding tetratricopeptide repeat protein produces MSVIRLRVLGPVQVEQDGKPVHGFESQKALALLCYLALHSHPIPRSHLAALFWGDRPEARGRSNLRRALNNLTSLLPDSLQADRHMVQFRRTPEHQLDVDQFHALMDQGDPGSLAAAVALYRGELLAGLSPANCPDFEAWLAIERERWHQRITWALDQLVTHHMQQGEYRTALDFASRLVALDPWREEAHRQKMLLLARTGQYNAALAQFESCRRILAEELNVEPSPETIALYKRIRTARTTRRHNLPPQPTPFVGRERELQEIRHLLANPECRLLTLTGPGGIGKTRLALRAAAQNSDHFLHGICFVPLAPVPTATLLASAILDALSPPVHSQEEPKTQLLRYLRDREMLLLLDGFEHLREGADLLVEILENAPEVKLLVTSRERLHLRWEWIFEVEGLRIPENGESPLQDLRACGAVQLFLQIALRTHPRFSLEREKTSVISICRSVEGMPLGIELAAAWVRKFPCATIAREIKRNLDFLTTPLQDMPERHHSLRATFDYSWRMLSKEERRTLRKLSVFRGGFRQEAAGFVADASPALLAALEEKSLLRKGVDGRYEMHDLLRQYAEEKLQQVPQERSETQDRHCAYYAAFLHQREASLGNAEREEALEEISEEIENIRAGWTWAITQGKIAEIDRMLESLYLFYEMRSRFREGEEMIRRTVDSLKEAHHLDSDRKTLGRLLIRQGILTYYLGRYRRAQELLEEGLAIARKVGSRREMALALNNLGVVAGLQGDYEEEKRLFRRSLSLYRALGDQRRMAVLLNNLGIAERTLGAYEEARQLSQESLAICRAIGYRRGIARALQNLALVAHCQEAYDEAKRFYQESLDIFRENGDQWGVALTLGNLGDMAYHQGEYEEAQRLLQESLALRREIGEQLGVAIVLNTMGSVARAMGNRQAAGRYFQEALEISAQIPSLFMVMDVLVESAWLLAEEGEAERAIENLAFALQHPATETRTREKAQDLLNRLSARLSPEAATAAQERGRNSKLEDVIARKVYRPASIS; encoded by the coding sequence GTGAGCGTGATCCGCCTGCGTGTCCTGGGACCTGTGCAGGTGGAACAGGATGGCAAGCCCGTACACGGCTTCGAATCCCAAAAAGCCCTGGCACTGCTCTGCTACCTGGCCTTGCACTCCCACCCCATTCCCCGCAGCCACTTAGCGGCCCTCTTCTGGGGCGATAGACCAGAAGCTCGGGGGAGGAGCAACCTGCGCCGGGCGCTGAATAACCTGACCTCCCTCCTGCCTGATTCCCTTCAGGCCGACCGACACATGGTCCAGTTCCGACGCACGCCTGAGCACCAACTGGATGTGGACCAATTCCATGCGCTGATGGATCAGGGAGATCCGGGCTCGCTGGCCGCTGCGGTGGCGTTGTACCGAGGGGAATTGCTGGCAGGCCTGTCTCCGGCCAACTGCCCCGACTTTGAAGCATGGCTGGCCATCGAACGAGAGCGCTGGCATCAACGGATCACCTGGGCTTTAGACCAGCTGGTCACCCACCACATGCAACAAGGCGAATATCGCACGGCCCTCGACTTCGCCTCTCGCCTGGTGGCCCTGGACCCATGGCGGGAGGAGGCGCATCGACAGAAGATGCTGCTCCTGGCCCGCACCGGTCAGTACAATGCAGCCCTGGCCCAATTCGAGAGCTGCCGCCGCATCCTGGCGGAAGAGCTGAACGTGGAGCCATCCCCGGAGACCATCGCCCTGTACAAGCGCATCCGGACGGCGAGGACGACGCGACGCCATAACCTGCCACCGCAACCCACCCCTTTCGTCGGCCGAGAGAGGGAACTGCAAGAGATCCGCCACCTGTTGGCCAACCCGGAGTGCCGCCTCCTCACGCTGACCGGACCCGGGGGGATCGGCAAAACCCGCCTGGCCCTCCGGGCGGCCGCCCAGAACAGCGACCATTTCCTCCATGGCATCTGTTTCGTCCCGCTGGCCCCCGTCCCCACAGCGACCCTCCTGGCCTCTGCGATTCTGGACGCCCTGTCCCCTCCCGTACATAGCCAGGAGGAGCCCAAGACCCAGCTCCTGCGCTATCTGCGTGATAGGGAGATGCTGCTCCTCCTAGATGGCTTTGAGCACCTGCGAGAGGGCGCAGATCTCCTCGTGGAGATCCTGGAAAACGCCCCGGAGGTAAAGCTCCTGGTCACCTCCCGGGAGCGGTTACACCTGCGATGGGAGTGGATCTTCGAGGTCGAGGGCCTAAGAATCCCGGAGAACGGCGAAAGCCCTCTCCAGGACCTGAGAGCCTGTGGGGCCGTGCAGCTGTTTCTGCAGATCGCCCTCCGAACCCATCCACGCTTCTCCCTCGAGCGAGAAAAGACCTCCGTCATATCCATCTGCCGATCGGTGGAGGGGATGCCTTTGGGGATCGAGCTGGCTGCCGCGTGGGTGCGGAAGTTCCCCTGCGCCACCATCGCCCGAGAGATCAAGCGCAATCTGGACTTCCTGACCACTCCCCTACAAGACATGCCTGAACGTCACCATAGCCTGAGAGCCACGTTCGACTACTCCTGGCGGATGCTCTCAAAGGAGGAAAGGCGGACGCTCAGGAAATTGTCCGTCTTCCGAGGGGGATTCCGGCAGGAAGCGGCAGGGTTCGTCGCAGACGCCTCTCCCGCCTTGCTCGCCGCGTTGGAGGAAAAGTCCCTCCTGCGCAAAGGGGTGGACGGGCGATACGAGATGCACGATCTGCTGCGTCAATACGCGGAGGAAAAGCTCCAACAGGTCCCTCAGGAGAGGTCCGAAACCCAAGACCGCCATTGCGCTTATTACGCCGCCTTCCTTCACCAGAGAGAAGCCTCTTTGGGCAACGCGGAGCGAGAGGAAGCCCTGGAAGAGATCAGCGAGGAGATCGAGAACATACGGGCGGGATGGACCTGGGCGATCACCCAGGGGAAGATCGCAGAGATCGACCGGATGCTGGAGTCCTTGTACCTCTTCTATGAGATGCGTAGCCGGTTCCGGGAAGGCGAGGAGATGATCAGGAGGACGGTGGACTCGCTGAAGGAGGCACATCACCTGGATTCCGACCGAAAAACGCTGGGGCGTCTCCTGATACGACAGGGCATACTCACTTACTACCTTGGCCGCTATCGGAGGGCGCAAGAACTCCTGGAGGAAGGCCTTGCGATCGCTCGGAAGGTGGGCAGCCGACGGGAGATGGCCCTCGCCTTGAATAACCTGGGCGTCGTCGCCGGGCTGCAAGGGGACTACGAAGAGGAGAAAAGGCTCTTCCGGAGAAGCCTCTCCCTGTATCGGGCGCTCGGCGACCAACGCCGGATGGCCGTACTGCTCAACAACCTGGGCATCGCAGAGCGCACCCTGGGAGCATACGAGGAGGCCCGACAGCTCAGCCAGGAGAGCCTGGCAATCTGTCGAGCGATCGGATATCGCCGAGGGATCGCCCGAGCCCTCCAGAATCTGGCCCTGGTCGCCCACTGCCAGGAGGCGTATGACGAAGCGAAGCGGTTCTACCAGGAGAGCCTGGACATCTTTCGGGAGAACGGCGATCAGTGGGGGGTGGCCCTCACCCTGGGCAACCTGGGAGACATGGCCTACCACCAGGGCGAATACGAGGAGGCCCAACGTCTACTTCAAGAAAGCCTGGCCCTACGTCGGGAGATCGGGGAGCAGCTGGGGGTCGCCATCGTCCTCAACACCATGGGCAGCGTCGCCCGGGCGATGGGGAACAGGCAGGCGGCCGGACGATATTTCCAGGAGGCGCTGGAGATCTCCGCTCAGATCCCATCGCTTTTCATGGTCATGGATGTGCTGGTCGAATCCGCATGGCTCCTGGCGGAGGAGGGGGAGGCGGAAAGGGCCATCGAGAACCTGGCCTTCGCCCTGCAACACCCCGCCACCGAAACCCGCACAAGGGAGAAGGCCCAGGATCTCCTCAACCGCCTGTCCGCCCGATTATCGCCCGAGGCGGCAACCGCCGCACAGGAGCGAGGAAGGAACAGCAAACTGGAAGATGTGATCGCCAGAAAGGTGTACCGCCCCGCTTCCATTTCTTGA
- a CDS encoding WD40 repeat domain-containing protein, with amino-acid sequence MGVLSVILGALVAVWVLAPSAQAQGGGWTWINPLPQGNRLQGVDGSGPNDIFAVGDVGTIVHYDGSTWDVMSNVPTTSDLNDVLVYDPSNVFAVGDNGTILRYDGSTWSEMPSPVTKNLQGIWGDSITNTYAVGFRGTILHFDGTSWVTMTSGTSFDLYGVWGDQDVYAVGDNGTILRYDGTSWSDFSDASVSASVTLYGIWGTGPNDIYVVGEDFDPWVGGDERIYHYDGTGWSEVYTSRDAFFDIWGTGPSDVYVAAERGNVYHYDGSSWSQLSGPNTRDDLFGIWGSSASNMYVVGENGAIHHYDGSAWTPIRQGPTTLFESMWGSGADDIFVVGNRGYIYHFDGSAWGAMASGTSVWLEDVWGTGPNDVYAVGYEGTILHYDGSGWTSMSSGTAFDLMGIWGSGGNDIYAVGGGGIGQTIVHYDGVSWSTVYTRDVGSWLTDVWGSGPDDVFVVGWYGTILHYDGSTWTSMTGGTSDSLHGVWGSGPNDVFAVGSSGTILHYDGSTWMTMTSGTTESLMDVWGTGPNDVYAVGWNGSLLHYDGSSWSQLISGTSNDLEGVWGDGAGSLYLVGWNGTILRHSGEFIAAPTPTSTATLASTPTPTPTSTPTPSPTPTPTPTPTLTPTSTPTGQVGQVAGWVFIDTNGDGHRDPYPPANETTGVPGVLLTLRDPNGGVVMQVRNTNPSGWYQFDNVDPGAYVVEEEQPAGYVSTSPDRVQVQVVAGQQHIVNFGEQPFTLTPTFTPTPTVTPTPTVTPTSTITPSPTATSTPPLPTPTPTPTVRLWEQYLPLILR; translated from the coding sequence TTGGGGGTATTGTCGGTCATCTTGGGGGCTCTGGTGGCCGTGTGGGTTTTGGCCCCCTCCGCTCAGGCGCAGGGAGGGGGATGGACGTGGATCAACCCGCTTCCGCAAGGGAATCGTCTGCAAGGAGTCGATGGGAGTGGGCCGAATGATATTTTCGCCGTGGGGGATGTGGGGACGATTGTGCACTACGATGGAAGCACCTGGGATGTGATGTCCAACGTGCCCACGACGTCCGATCTCAATGATGTGCTGGTGTATGATCCATCCAACGTCTTTGCCGTGGGGGATAATGGGACCATTTTGCGATATGATGGCAGCACCTGGAGTGAGATGCCCAGCCCGGTCACCAAGAATCTGCAGGGGATCTGGGGGGATAGCATCACAAACACCTATGCCGTGGGCTTTAGAGGAACGATTTTGCACTTTGATGGCACCAGCTGGGTTACGATGACCAGTGGCACGTCTTTTGACCTGTATGGTGTATGGGGTGATCAAGACGTGTACGCCGTGGGAGATAACGGTACGATCCTTCGCTACGACGGCACCAGTTGGAGTGATTTTTCTGATGCCAGCGTCTCCGCCTCTGTGACCCTGTATGGTATCTGGGGTACCGGCCCCAATGATATCTATGTTGTAGGAGAGGATTTCGATCCATGGGTGGGAGGCGACGAGCGTATTTACCATTACGATGGCACAGGATGGAGTGAGGTCTACACCAGTAGGGACGCGTTCTTCGATATATGGGGAACGGGACCTAGTGATGTTTACGTCGCTGCCGAGAGAGGGAATGTTTACCATTATGATGGTAGCAGTTGGTCGCAGCTCAGTGGGCCGAACACGCGAGATGACCTCTTCGGCATCTGGGGGAGTAGCGCAAGCAATATGTATGTCGTCGGCGAGAACGGTGCAATCCATCATTATGATGGGAGCGCCTGGACGCCTATCAGACAGGGGCCGACCACCTTGTTCGAGAGTATGTGGGGTAGTGGAGCGGATGATATCTTTGTGGTAGGTAATCGTGGTTACATTTACCATTTCGACGGCAGCGCTTGGGGGGCGATGGCCTCGGGCACATCGGTGTGGCTCGAGGATGTGTGGGGCACGGGGCCTAACGATGTGTATGCGGTGGGATACGAGGGCACGATTCTCCACTACGATGGCTCCGGGTGGACGTCTATGTCCAGCGGTACGGCCTTTGATTTGATGGGTATCTGGGGGAGCGGAGGCAATGACATTTACGCCGTGGGGGGAGGAGGCATTGGCCAGACGATTGTGCACTATGATGGGGTTTCTTGGAGCACCGTCTATACGCGGGATGTAGGATCCTGGCTCACGGATGTGTGGGGCTCTGGTCCTGATGATGTCTTTGTGGTGGGATGGTACGGGACGATCTTGCATTATGATGGCTCCACCTGGACCTCCATGACCGGTGGCACGAGCGATAGCCTACATGGCGTATGGGGATCCGGCCCCAACGATGTGTTCGCGGTGGGGTCGAGTGGTACGATCCTCCACTATGATGGTAGTACTTGGATGACCATGACCTCGGGCACGACGGAGTCACTTATGGATGTGTGGGGGACGGGCCCCAATGACGTCTACGCGGTCGGATGGAACGGTTCGCTTCTTCACTATGATGGTTCCTCGTGGAGCCAGCTGATAAGCGGCACCTCGAATGACCTGGAAGGTGTCTGGGGAGACGGGGCAGGCTCCCTTTATCTGGTGGGATGGAATGGGACCATTTTGCGGCATAGCGGCGAGTTCATTGCTGCTCCGACGCCTACATCGACGGCTACTCTCGCGTCAACTCCAACTCCCACGCCGACCTCAACCCCTACGCCGAGTCCGACCCCCACGCCGACCCCAACTCCCACGCTTACGCCGACGTCCACGCCCACTGGACAGGTGGGCCAGGTGGCCGGTTGGGTCTTCATCGACACCAATGGCGATGGCCATCGTGATCCGTATCCCCCGGCCAATGAGACGACAGGGGTCCCTGGAGTTCTCTTGACGCTGCGAGATCCGAACGGCGGCGTAGTGATGCAGGTGCGCAATACGAATCCGAGTGGCTGGTATCAGTTCGATAACGTGGACCCCGGCGCATATGTGGTAGAGGAGGAGCAGCCGGCTGGGTATGTCAGCACCAGCCCGGATCGGGTGCAGGTGCAGGTGGTGGCGGGACAGCAGCACATTGTGAACTTCGGGGAGCAGCCGTTCACGCTGACGCCGACATTCACGCCGACTCCGACGGTGACCCCGACGCCGACGGTTACACCGACATCGACGATAACCCCATCCCCGACGGCGACGAGTACCCCGCCCTTGCCGACCCCGACCCCCACTCCGACGGTGAGGCTGTGGGAGCAATATCTGCCGTTGATCCTGCGATAG
- the dapA gene encoding 4-hydroxy-tetrahydrodipicolinate synthase yields the protein MQVLLEKLGRVLLPLLTPFDGEDQLNVQALAALVDYVIEQDYADSLIVAGTTGEFYALSFEERIRAFEVVKEANAGRLPLIAGTGAATTREAIAYTRKAEALGYDCAMVVSPYYQKATQEGLYLHFKAVAEATKLPVMLYNIPLFTGVNIDSRTLGRLVRDVPNILGIKEEAGINPTQTTLFKMVVPEEFTIYCGDDTMVLQTFPQGAVGVVSGGSHVVGDLMKQMIQRYIEGDVEGASDIYLKMFPFFHSLTPGDRVNPIPVLKIVVSRTSGIDLGAPRLPSLGATEEELVGIKAALQPLGKWPSE from the coding sequence ATGCAAGTACTGTTGGAAAAGCTGGGCCGGGTCTTGCTTCCTCTGTTGACCCCCTTCGATGGGGAGGATCAGCTCAACGTGCAAGCCCTGGCGGCTCTGGTGGATTATGTGATCGAGCAGGATTATGCGGATTCCCTGATTGTGGCAGGGACCACCGGGGAGTTCTATGCCCTCTCCTTTGAGGAGCGGATTCGGGCCTTTGAGGTGGTCAAGGAGGCGAATGCGGGACGGTTGCCTTTGATCGCCGGGACCGGTGCCGCCACCACCCGGGAGGCCATCGCCTACACGCGCAAGGCCGAAGCGCTCGGATACGACTGTGCGATGGTGGTCTCCCCGTATTATCAGAAGGCTACCCAGGAGGGGCTGTATTTGCATTTCAAGGCCGTGGCGGAGGCCACAAAACTCCCGGTGATGCTCTACAACATCCCGCTGTTCACCGGGGTCAACATTGACTCCAGGACGTTGGGGCGCCTCGTGCGCGATGTGCCGAACATCCTGGGCATTAAGGAGGAGGCGGGGATCAACCCTACCCAGACGACGTTGTTCAAGATGGTCGTGCCAGAGGAGTTCACCATCTATTGTGGTGACGACACGATGGTGCTCCAAACCTTCCCTCAGGGGGCTGTGGGCGTGGTCAGTGGCGGCTCCCACGTTGTGGGTGATCTGATGAAGCAGATGATCCAGCGTTACATCGAGGGGGATGTGGAAGGCGCCTCCGATATCTATCTGAAGATGTTCCCCTTCTTCCACTCGTTAACCCCCGGCGATCGCGTCAATCCCATTCCCGTCTTGAAGATCGTTGTCTCCCGAACCTCCGGAATCGATCTGGGCGCGCCGCGCTTGCCCTCCCTGGGGGCTACGGAGGAGGAGCTGGTCGGGATCAAGGCTGCGCTTCAGCCGTTGGGCAAGTGGCCGAGCGAATAG